A region of Peromyscus eremicus chromosome 17, PerEre_H2_v1, whole genome shotgun sequence DNA encodes the following proteins:
- the Ankrd37 gene encoding ankyrin repeat domain-containing protein 37, with amino-acid sequence MLLLNCNLEDDGLKNLLETGASVNAPPDPQEQSPVHLAAGGGLACFLLWQLQTGADLNQQDVLGETPLHKAAKVGSLECLSLLVASDAQIGLCNKNGQTAEDLAWSCGFPECARFLTTVKCTQTTKSSGDPCAPVLRQKRSLPGVENRALKRKC; translated from the exons ATGCTGTTGCTTAATTGCAACCTGGAG GATGATGGCCTCAAGAATTTgctggagacaggagcatcagTCAACGCACCCCCAGATCCCCAGGAGCAGTCGCCTGTTCACCTAGCTGCAGGTGGCGgccttgcttgctttcttctctggcAGCTGCAAACAGGGGCTGACCTCAACCAACAG GATGTTTTGGGAGAAACTCCACTCCATAAGGCAGCGAAAGTTGGAAGCCTGGAGTGCCTTAGCCTCCTCGTGGCCAGTGATGCCCAGATTGG CTTATGTAATAAGAATGGGCAAACAGCTGAAGATCTTGCTTGGTCGTGTGGATTTCCAGAATGTGCCAGGTTTCTAACAACGGTTAAATGTACGCAGACAACAAAATCATCGGGTGATCCCTGTGCTCCAGTACTGAGACAGAAGCGAAGCTTACCAGGTGTGGAGAACAGAGCTTTGAAGAGGAAGTGTTG A